From one Candidatus Eisenbacteria bacterium genomic stretch:
- a CDS encoding N-acetylmuramoyl-L-alanine amidase codes for MTGRLNDTVPRVRDRTMTPLSPISVLLVAILLVAILPGLAPSYVSAEARKSTRIQGRDYVSMDDAALLLGATKFWKAETRKAVLNVEGTRIRFTVGSPILAVGDQTFVLGAPVLFVRGVPYVPVEFLLEVVPQFSQKRVAWSADNQTLSLLREGSVPVRIGLETSGEFTYVTVESQGKVEYLPVSLSKESFVILLENAVVSAKPSSAKAGLVKKLLVSQSAKGVELRMALDSHTLGYSLKRETGPERIAIGFTSSDSQMREMSLAPFGGELSGGKYRVVVLDPGHGGSDEGVKGKGGAVEKQVNLDIARDIKGFLSKTGTLEVVLTREDDSEQTPETRAVEANAAHGDIFVSIHCDGYASPGASGYCLEVYKAPGGDGVSASEPAIGGVQVSSWKGASERHARASLSLAGGISDRLGSATNLKELGLRRVPAVALEGVDMPSVLVCCGFLTNPGDEALLLDSSSRHRIAAAIAEGIGEFVNEGAR; via the coding sequence GTGACCGGAAGACTGAATGACACCGTGCCGAGAGTCAGAGACCGCACCATGACACCACTGTCTCCCATTTCCGTCTTGCTCGTCGCGATCCTCCTTGTTGCGATCCTCCCCGGTCTTGCGCCTTCCTACGTCAGCGCCGAGGCCCGCAAGTCGACGAGGATACAGGGCAGGGACTACGTTTCCATGGACGACGCCGCTCTCCTCTTGGGAGCGACCAAGTTCTGGAAGGCGGAGACCAGGAAGGCCGTCCTCAACGTTGAGGGCACGAGGATCCGATTCACCGTCGGAAGCCCCATCCTGGCTGTCGGGGACCAAACCTTCGTGCTGGGAGCGCCCGTTCTCTTCGTCAGAGGTGTGCCTTACGTGCCCGTCGAGTTTCTTCTCGAAGTTGTGCCTCAGTTCTCACAGAAGAGAGTCGCGTGGAGCGCCGACAATCAGACCCTTTCTCTCCTGAGAGAGGGCAGCGTGCCGGTGAGGATCGGTCTCGAAACGTCGGGCGAGTTCACGTATGTTACCGTCGAGAGCCAGGGGAAGGTTGAGTACTTGCCCGTTTCTCTTTCCAAAGAGTCGTTTGTGATACTTCTCGAAAATGCAGTCGTCTCCGCAAAACCCTCGTCCGCCAAGGCCGGTCTTGTCAAGAAGCTTCTGGTCAGTCAGAGCGCCAAGGGGGTCGAGCTCCGAATGGCGCTGGATTCTCACACTCTCGGTTACAGTCTAAAGCGCGAGACAGGACCCGAAAGGATTGCCATCGGTTTCACCTCGTCCGACTCACAGATGCGTGAGATGAGTCTTGCCCCGTTTGGCGGGGAGCTGTCTGGCGGCAAGTACCGGGTGGTCGTGCTCGACCCCGGCCATGGAGGTTCCGACGAGGGCGTGAAGGGCAAGGGTGGAGCGGTTGAGAAACAAGTAAATCTCGATATCGCTCGAGACATCAAGGGTTTCCTCTCAAAGACCGGGACGCTCGAAGTAGTACTGACGAGAGAAGACGACTCCGAACAAACTCCGGAAACAAGGGCCGTCGAGGCCAACGCAGCTCATGGTGACATTTTTGTGAGCATTCACTGCGACGGTTACGCGTCTCCCGGAGCCAGCGGGTATTGTCTTGAAGTCTACAAGGCGCCGGGTGGTGATGGGGTCTCGGCTTCGGAGCCGGCGATCGGCGGTGTCCAGGTGAGCTCGTGGAAAGGCGCCTCCGAGAGGCACGCTCGCGCCAGCCTTTCTCTTGCCGGGGGCATTTCCGACAGGCTCGGCAGTGCCACGAATCTCAAGGAGTTGGGATTGCGCAGAGTCCCGGCAGTTGCACTTGAGGGGGTCGACATGCCGTCCGTACTTGTGTGCTGCGGATTCTTGACGAATCCCGGCGACGAAGCTCTCTTGCTAGATTCCTCGTCCCGGCATAGAATTGCTGCAGCAATCGCAGAGGGTATCGGCGAGTTTGTGAACGAAGGAGCGAGATAG
- the smpB gene encoding SsrA-binding protein SmpB, with product MCPETTIKQVCANRKARYLYFVLETMEAGIVLVGSEVKSLREGKANIRDGYATVDGGEVFLHNMHVSPYDEASSFNHDPLRTRKLLLNKQEIRRLAGKINERGLTLVPLNVYFKGKHAKVELALVKGKKKYDKRESIARREQEREIERALKGRRRDRKTE from the coding sequence ATGTGTCCCGAAACAACGATCAAACAAGTTTGCGCAAACCGCAAGGCCCGCTACCTCTACTTCGTACTTGAAACCATGGAGGCCGGAATAGTCTTGGTCGGCAGCGAGGTCAAGTCTCTGCGGGAAGGCAAGGCGAACATCAGGGACGGATATGCTACCGTCGACGGCGGCGAAGTTTTTCTGCACAACATGCACGTAAGTCCTTACGACGAAGCCAGCAGTTTCAACCACGATCCCTTGCGAACAAGGAAGCTGTTGCTCAACAAGCAAGAAATCCGCAGGCTGGCCGGAAAAATCAACGAGCGGGGGCTTACGCTCGTGCCTTTGAACGTATATTTCAAGGGAAAGCATGCTAAGGTTGAGCTGGCGCTCGTGAAGGGCAAGAAGAAATACGACAAGAGAGAAAGCATCGCTCGAAGGGAACAGGAACGCGAGATAGAAAGAGCTCTCAAGGGACGAAGGCGTGACCGGAAGACTGAATGA
- a CDS encoding lamin tail domain-containing protein has protein sequence MKRIAFALPLVVVLSIVLFGIVLFPVLCSADVVINEILPSPSIDWNGDSVYNYRDDEWVEIYNNSESPAVLDGYRIADADTTWRYGLSGTIPAQGHLAVYGSQSYAWERANGYPAYGLSLANTGDTVRLWRFVGADSFQVDSYTYGKAAGGSNRSVGRKPSGSQDWYIFDALSPYSGTEPPLGTKCPPSPGGPNGCATDIVPEPWGAIKALFR, from the coding sequence ATGAAACGCATTGCCTTCGCTCTTCCGCTCGTGGTTGTTCTCTCCATTGTTCTCTTCGGTATTGTTCTCTTTCCCGTATTGTGTTCCGCCGACGTTGTCATCAACGAGATTTTGCCTTCCCCTTCCATTGACTGGAACGGTGACAGTGTGTACAACTACCGCGACGACGAGTGGGTAGAAATCTACAACAACTCCGAATCGCCGGCCGTTCTCGACGGATATCGCATCGCCGACGCCGACACGACGTGGAGGTACGGGCTTTCTGGCACCATCCCGGCGCAAGGCCACCTCGCTGTCTACGGCAGCCAGTCCTACGCCTGGGAGCGCGCGAACGGATATCCTGCTTACGGGCTGAGTCTTGCCAACACGGGAGACACCGTTCGCCTGTGGAGGTTTGTCGGAGCAGACAGCTTCCAAGTGGACTCTTATACCTACGGAAAGGCTGCGGGCGGTTCGAACCGTTCCGTGGGAAGGAAGCCGTCCGGAAGCCAGGACTGGTACATTTTCGACGCGCTCAGTCCTTACAGCGGAACAGAGCCTCCGCTCGGGACAAAATGCCCTCCGAGTCCGGGCGGGCCTAATGGTTGCGCCACCGACATTGTTCCTGAGCCCTGGGGTGCCATAAAAGCACTGTTCAGGTAG